In Streptomyces erythrochromogenes, the DNA window TTGACTTCAAGCCACTGCTTGCCGCACGTGAGAGGACGTATGTGGCCACCGAGCACCTGTCTCCGCTCGACCTCGCTTTCTGGCGGATGGAAACCGCCGACCACCCCATGCACCTCGGTGCCCTCGCCGTCTTCCGCGCCGCCGCCGCACCCCGCGGCTCCGGCGACGGGCACGCGGCCGAGCGCGCCGCCGCCCTCCTCACCGCGCGCTGCGCGTCCGTGCCGGGCCTGCGCCGCCGGATCCGGGACGTGCTGCTGCCCCTCGGTGCCGCCGCCTGGTCGACGGACCCCGGCTTCGACCCGGCGCGGCACGTCTTCCTCGTCCGCACGGACCGCACCTGCGTGTTCGACGCCGCCGGGCCGCTGATGGCCCGCCCCCTGGACCGGGAGCTGCCGCCCTGGGAGGCGCACGTCCTGGCCGGCCCGGACCCGGACTCCTTCGCCGTGCTCTTCAAGTTCCACCACGCCCTCGCCGACGGCCTGGGCGCCCTCGCCCTCGCGGCCGCGCTCTTCGACGAGGTCCCGGGTCCGCGGGCCCCCGTGCGCCCGGTCCCGGGCCAGCGGGCCGGCACCGTCCTGAGCCGGCTCCCGGGAGCCCTGGCCGCCCGGGTCCAGGGTGTCGGCCAAGCCCTGGAGATCGGTGCCGCCGTGGCCCGCGGCGGGCTGCCGCTCGGGGTTCCGGCCGCGCTCACGGCCGGTCCGGCCGGCGCGGGCGGCCGTACTGTCGCCGGTCTCGCGCTCGACCTGGACGAGGTCAACCTGATCCGCAAGGGGGCCGGCGGCACCGTCAACGACGTGCTGATCACCCTGGTCGCGGGCGCGCTGCGGCGCTGGCTGGCCGAGCGCGGCGACCCCGAGCCCCTGGGCGCCGGTCCGCGGGCCCTGATCCCCGTGTCCCGCCGCCGCGGGCCCCGGGGCGGCGAAGGCGCCGGGAACCGGCTCTCGGGCTACCTGCTCCGGCTGCCGCTCGCCGAGCCCGATCCGCTGCGCCGGCTGGACCGCGTACGCGCCGGCATGGACCGCAACAAGGACGCCGGGCCCGCCCGCGGCGCGGGGGCCGTGGCCCTGCTCGCGGACCACGTCCACCCGCTCGGCCACCGGCTCGGCGGCCCCCTCGTCGCCCAGGCGGCCCGGCTGCTCTACGACATCCTCGTCACCAGCGTCCCGCTGCCCGGTCTGACCTTCTCCCTCGGCGGCAGCCGGGTCCACGAGGTCTACCCGCTCGCCCCGCTGGCCCGCGGCCAGTCGCTGGCCGTCGCCGTCTCCACCTACAAGGGGACGGTCCACTACGGCCTGGTCGCCGACGGGGCCGCCGTCCCGGACCTGGCGGCACTGGCCGGGGCGCTGCGCGCGGAGCTCGACGCACTTGTACGAGAAGTCTCGTAGTACGAGGAGATTCGTAGTATGGTGATTCTCGTACTTAGCCGCCGATCCCGGCGCGCCCGGTGACCTCTGGAGAGCCCCGATGAGTGCTGCCCCCGCCGTACCCGCCGCCTTCGCCGCCCTGTTCGAGCCGTACACCCTGCGATCGGTCACCGTCCCGAACCGCGTCTGGATGGCCGCGATGTGCCAGTACAGCGCCGAGGCCTTCGGTCCGAACGCGGGCGTGGCCACCGACTGGCACTTCGCCCACTACGCCGCCCGCGCGACCGGCGGCACCGGCCTGATCGTCCAGGAGGCCACCGCGGTCTCCCCGGAGGGCCGGATCTCCCCGTACGACCTCGGCATCTGGAACGACACCCAAGTCGAGGCCCTGCGCCGGATCACCGGCTTCCTCAAGGCCCGGGGGACCGTCCCCGGCATCCAGATCGCCCACGCCGGCCGCAAGGCGTCCACCGACCGGACCTGGAACGGCGGCGGACCGGTCGGCGCCGACGCGCACGGCTGGCAGCCGGTCGCGCCCAGCGCCGTGCCGTTCGCCGAGGGCCACCCGGTGCCGCACGAGCTGACGGCCGATGAGATCGCCGAGATCACCGGCCAGTTCGCGGCCGCGGCCGGGCGGGCGCTCGCGGCGGGCTACGAGGTCGTCGAGATCCACGGCGCCCACGGCTACCTCATCGGGGAGTTCCTCTCCCCGCACAGCAACAAGCGCACCGACGCCTACGGCGGATCCTTCGAGAACCGGACCCGCTTCGCCCTGGAGGTCGTCGACGCCGTACGGGCGGCGTGGCCCGAGGAGCTCCCGCTCCTCTTCCGGATCTCCGCCACCGACTGGCTGGAGGAGGAGGGCTGGACCGCCGACGAGACCGTGCGCCTCGCCCAACTCCTCCAGGAGCACGGCGTGGACCTCCTCGACGTCTCCACCGGAGGCCTCGCGCCCGGCGTGACGATCCCGGTCGGCCCCGGCTACCAGGTGCCGTTCGCCGCCCGGGTGAAGGCCGAGACGACCCTCCCCGTGGCCGCGGTCGGCCTGATCACCGAGCCGGAGCAGGCCGAGAAGATCCTGGCCAACGGGGAGGCCGACGCGGTCCTGCTGGGCCGCGAGCTGCTGCGCGACCCGTTCTGGGCCCGCCGCGCGGCCGACGAGCTGGGCGCGTCGATCCGGACGCCCGAGCAGTACCACCGGTCCTGGTGACGGCGGTGCGGCCGCGGCCACCGGGCCGCGGCCGCACCCCCGTCCCCGCCGATGCCGGCGACCCCCACGCCTCCTTCGACGACTCTCGTACCATGGGGGCCCGGACCAAGCCGAGTGAGCGGAGCAGGGACATGACGGATCGGGACACCTCCCGCACCCTGGCCCACCCGGAGACGGCCGAGATCCGCCTGGAGGGCGTGCTGCACGCCCTCTCCGACCCGGTGCGGCTCTCCATCGTCCTGGACCTGGCCGGCTCGGCGGACGACCTGGCCTGCTCGCACTTCGACCTGCCGGTCACCAAGTCCACGACCACGCACCACTTCCGCGTCCTGCGCGAGAGCGGTGTCGTACGCCAGGCCTACCGCGGCACCACCAAGCTCAACGCCCTGCGCCGCGACGACCTGGAGGCCCTGTTCCCGGGCCTGCTCGACAGCGTCCTGAGGGCGGCCGCGGCCGAGGCGGCCCGCCTCACGTCCTGAGCCGCTCCAGCCGCCGGCGCCCCCGTCGGACTACGGGGAGACGGGCGCGGGTGTGTTCTCGGCGGTCACGGTCACGCCCTCGGTGATGTTCTCCTCGGTCAGGACCAGGGGGCCGAACACGGGGTTCGAGGGCAGGTCGTAGCCGGGCGGGGCCTGGGTCTCCTGCCAGTAGTAGACGCCGGTCGGCAGGGTGCGGGTGCACGTCCCGTCGTTCGCGGTGGTGCAGGGGCCGCCGATCGGGGTGTCCGGGTTGCCACTGGTGGTCTGGAGCCCGGGGATGCCGTTGGTCTCCTCCCAGGGCTGGAAGACGGCGCCCTCCAGTGGCGCACCGGTCGGCCCGTCCTGCTTGACCACGGTGACGTCCCCGGTGGCGGGGGGCGTGGGTGTGTTCTCGGCGGTCACGGTCACGCCCTCGGTGATGTTCTCCTCGGTCAGGACCAGGGGGCCGAACACGGGGTTCAAGGGCAGGTCGTAGCCCGGCGGGGCCTGGGTCTCCTGCCAGTAGTAGACGCCGGTCGGCAGGGTGCGGGTGCAGGTGCCGTCGGCCGCGGTGGTGCAGGTGTCGCCGATCCGGGTGTCGGGGTCGCTGCCGGTGTTCTGGAGTCCCGGGATGCCGTTGGTCTCCTCCCAGAGCTGGAAGACGGCTCCGCCGAGGAGGTTGCCCGTCGCCGCGTCCTCCTTGACCACCCGGGCGTCACCGAGGGGCACACCGGGCCCCTCGCACCCAGGAGGTCCCGTGTCGCAGCGGGGCGGCGGGCACCATTCCCACCCGGCGGCCACGGCGTGGTCCGGGCATGGGGCGGCGCTCCCGGCGGCCTGCTCAGCGACGGCCGGCCGGTCGCGGACGACAGCGCCCGCCTCGGCCCCCGCGGCGACCGCGGGTACCGAGAGCACCAGCGCCGTGGTCGCCGTCCCGAGGACCCAGGGCCGCCAGCCGGCCCGTGACCGGCGCAATTCGTTCGGTGCCATGCCGCTCCATCCGCTGCCGCTCCGGGGTTCCGCTCCCGCCACATGATCGGGCCGCGTACGCGGCCCGGAGCGGCGACACTCCCGCACGGGGGCGGTCCGCCGGGACGACCACCCGGAAGCGCCACGGCCGGCGCGAGCGGGTACGGGTGCGAAGGGCTGCATCCGTGTTTCCTGGAGGGCACCGCTCGCCCACCGGGCGGGACGGCCGCCGCGAGGCCGGTGGACGCGCACAGGGCGGCCGTGCGCACCGTCGGGCACCGGCCCGCGCCTGCCAGTGCCCGGCCCGGATCCGTCCCGCGCCGAAGCGGGCCGGCTACGCCTGCCCCACGTCCGCCGCGCCCAACAGGCCCGTCCAATCCGGGATCTTGACGGAGCGTCGGCCCAGGGAGCGTCCCAGGTCCGCCTCGGCCGACTCGATGGCCAGCCAGCCCGGCCACTCCACCGGGTGCAGGCCCGCCGCCCGCAGGGCGTCCAGCGGATCGCCGGGCAGTTCGCGCCGGGCCAGCGCCCCCGCGTCCTGGAGCAGCGAGGACGCGGTCTCCTTGGCGCACGGCCGGTTCGTGCCGATCACCCCGGTCGGGCCCCGCTTGATCCAGCCCGCCACGTACTCGCCGACCGAGGCCCGGCCCGCGCGCAGCACCCGTCCCGCCGCGTGCGGAACCGTGCCCTTCGCCGGGTCGAAGGGCAGCCCGGCCAGGGGCACGCCCATGTACCCGACCGAGCGCAGCACCAGCTGCGCCTCGACGTCCTCGTGGACGCCCGTCCCGGTGACCCCGCCGAGGCCGTCCGGAGCGGTCCGCTCGAAGCGCATCCCGGCGACCCGGCCGTCGGGCCCGCCCAGGACCTCCACCGGGCGCAGGTAGAACCGCAGCGCGATCCGGCGCGGCCCGGCGCCCGGGGCCTCACCGGCCCAGCCGCGCAGGACCTCCAGGTTGCGCCGCGCCACCGCCGGCAGCGCGGCGGCCGCGCCCGGATCGGTGTACAGGGGGTCCAGCGCCAGCTCGGCCGGGTCCGCCCAGGCGTCCACACCCGGCAGCGTGCCCAGCTCCCGTAGCTCCTTGGTGGTGAACTTGCCCTGGGAGGGGCCGCGTCGGGCCACCATCGACACCCTGCGCACCCCGCTGTCCGCGAGCGCGCCGAGCGCCGGCTGCGGCATGTCCGTCGGTGCCAGCTCGGCCGTGCCGCGGGCCAGGATCCGGGTCACGTCCACCGCGACGTTGCCCGCCCCGACCACCACCGCCGAATCGACCCCGGGCAGGTCGAAGACCTCGGCGGCGGCATCCGGGTGCCCGCTGTACCAGGACACGAAGGCCGTCGCGGAGTGCACCCCGGGCAGTTCCTCGCCGGGGATCCCCAGCAGCCGGTCCCGCGCCGCGCCCACGCAGTACACGACCGCGTGGTACAGCTCCAGCAGCCGTTGCGCCGGCAGGGCCGCCCCGCCGACCTCGACGTTCCCGAGGAAGCGGATCCGCTCGTCCTCCAGCACGGTGCGCAGACTGCCCTGCAGCGACTTGATCTTCTCGTGGTCCGGTGCGACCCCGTAGCGCACGAGCCCGTAGGGGGCGGGCAGCCGGTCCAGTACGTCGACCCGCACCCCGGGCACCTCGCGCTGCTGGACCAGCGTCTGGGCCGCGTAGACCCCGCTGGGGCCCGATCCGACGACGGCGACACGAAGCACGGCGGAGCTCCTCCCGCAGGTGGTCCCAGCATGACACCGGCTCCTTGCGGAGTCAGCCCATCGCGCGCATCCGGTGGATCTCGGCGCTCTGCGTGGCCACCACCTCGTTGGCCATCTCCTCGACGGCCGGGTTGTTCCCGCCGGCCAGCGCCTCGCCCGCCATCGTCAGAGCCCCCTCGTGGTGGGCGGTCATCAGCTTCAGGAAGAGCCGGTCGAAGTCGGCGCCCCTGGCGTCGGCCAGCTCCTTGAGCTGCTGCTCGGTCGCCATGCCCGGCATCGATCCGTGGTCGTGGTCGTGTCCGTGCCCGGGGGCGGTCGTGCCGGAGCCCGCCGTCGGCGCCGGATGGAGGGCCAGCCACTTCTGCATCGCGCCGATCTCGGGCTTCTGGGCGGCCGAGATCCGCTCCGCGAGCCGTTTGACCGGGTCCGCCGCCGCGCGCTCGGGAGCCAAGGCGCTCATCGTCAGCGCCTGCCGGTGGTGTTCGATCATCCGCTGC includes these proteins:
- a CDS encoding wax ester/triacylglycerol synthase family O-acyltransferase translates to MATEHLSPLDLAFWRMETADHPMHLGALAVFRAAAAPRGSGDGHAAERAAALLTARCASVPGLRRRIRDVLLPLGAAAWSTDPGFDPARHVFLVRTDRTCVFDAAGPLMARPLDRELPPWEAHVLAGPDPDSFAVLFKFHHALADGLGALALAAALFDEVPGPRAPVRPVPGQRAGTVLSRLPGALAARVQGVGQALEIGAAVARGGLPLGVPAALTAGPAGAGGRTVAGLALDLDEVNLIRKGAGGTVNDVLITLVAGALRRWLAERGDPEPLGAGPRALIPVSRRRGPRGGEGAGNRLSGYLLRLPLAEPDPLRRLDRVRAGMDRNKDAGPARGAGAVALLADHVHPLGHRLGGPLVAQAARLLYDILVTSVPLPGLTFSLGGSRVHEVYPLAPLARGQSLAVAVSTYKGTVHYGLVADGAAVPDLAALAGALRAELDALVREVS
- a CDS encoding FAD-dependent oxidoreductase; translated protein: MLRVAVVGSGPSGVYAAQTLVQQREVPGVRVDVLDRLPAPYGLVRYGVAPDHEKIKSLQGSLRTVLEDERIRFLGNVEVGGAALPAQRLLELYHAVVYCVGAARDRLLGIPGEELPGVHSATAFVSWYSGHPDAAAEVFDLPGVDSAVVVGAGNVAVDVTRILARGTAELAPTDMPQPALGALADSGVRRVSMVARRGPSQGKFTTKELRELGTLPGVDAWADPAELALDPLYTDPGAAAALPAVARRNLEVLRGWAGEAPGAGPRRIALRFYLRPVEVLGGPDGRVAGMRFERTAPDGLGGVTGTGVHEDVEAQLVLRSVGYMGVPLAGLPFDPAKGTVPHAAGRVLRAGRASVGEYVAGWIKRGPTGVIGTNRPCAKETASSLLQDAGALARRELPGDPLDALRAAGLHPVEWPGWLAIESAEADLGRSLGRRSVKIPDWTGLLGAADVGQA
- a CDS encoding MSCRAMM family protein, with amino-acid sequence MPLGDARVVKEDAATGNLLGGAVFQLWEETNGIPGLQNTGSDPDTRIGDTCTTAADGTCTRTLPTGVYYWQETQAPPGYDLPLNPVFGPLVLTEENITEGVTVTAENTPTPPATGDVTVVKQDGPTGAPLEGAVFQPWEETNGIPGLQTTSGNPDTPIGGPCTTANDGTCTRTLPTGVYYWQETQAPPGYDLPSNPVFGPLVLTEENITEGVTVTAENTPAPVSP
- a CDS encoding NADH:flavin oxidoreductase/NADH oxidase, with the protein product MSAAPAVPAAFAALFEPYTLRSVTVPNRVWMAAMCQYSAEAFGPNAGVATDWHFAHYAARATGGTGLIVQEATAVSPEGRISPYDLGIWNDTQVEALRRITGFLKARGTVPGIQIAHAGRKASTDRTWNGGGPVGADAHGWQPVAPSAVPFAEGHPVPHELTADEIAEITGQFAAAAGRALAAGYEVVEIHGAHGYLIGEFLSPHSNKRTDAYGGSFENRTRFALEVVDAVRAAWPEELPLLFRISATDWLEEEGWTADETVRLAQLLQEHGVDLLDVSTGGLAPGVTIPVGPGYQVPFAARVKAETTLPVAAVGLITEPEQAEKILANGEADAVLLGRELLRDPFWARRAADELGASIRTPEQYHRSW
- a CDS encoding DUF305 domain-containing protein — encoded protein: MDMAKDLRGRKALTARPLRLAAATATAGLLLTLAACQDGGADRADDGQASIVAPGRPGEKSRTLTPEQAAKAKPDDSPNAADQSYVQRMIEHHRQALTMSALAPERAAADPVKRLAERISAAQKPEIGAMQKWLALHPAPTAGSGTTAPGHGHDHDHGSMPGMATEQQLKELADARGADFDRLFLKLMTAHHEGALTMAGEALAGGNNPAVEEMANEVVATQSAEIHRMRAMG
- a CDS encoding ArsR/SmtB family transcription factor — its product is MTDRDTSRTLAHPETAEIRLEGVLHALSDPVRLSIVLDLAGSADDLACSHFDLPVTKSTTTHHFRVLRESGVVRQAYRGTTKLNALRRDDLEALFPGLLDSVLRAAAAEAARLTS